The following coding sequences lie in one Apium graveolens cultivar Ventura chromosome 3, ASM990537v1, whole genome shotgun sequence genomic window:
- the LOC141715224 gene encoding uncharacterized protein LOC141715224 — translation MHGGSTCYCATRACFNCGKKGHTIRDCQMPPKKPWDRKDQGEKSNQKTSGRVFSITAKDAASTSGTISGSLSDGNGNAIVLFDTGATHSFVSTSYAKYLDIVSTLLISYFSVGTLMGVTILVNSQYLDCVVRVDDRELLVDLLPIQMRDFEIILGMDWLKRHKATIDCPGKRIIFGDSNSPEFVFQGSKPSGCGKFISAIKAKKMIAHGCEGFLAHVIGTSKVQQELEDILVLRVFSDVFPEDLEGLPPERQI, via the coding sequence ATGCATGGAGGAAGCACTTGCTATTGTGCTACTAGAGCATGCTTTAATTGTGGAAAAAAGGGTCACACTATTCGAGACTGTCAGATGCCACCAAAGAAGCCTTGGGATCGTAAGGATCAGGGAGAGAAAAGCAACCAGAAGACTTCTGGTCGTGTGTTTTCCATCACTGCAAAAGATGCTGCAAGTACTTCAGGTACCATTTCAGGATCACTTTCTGACGGTAATGGAAATGCTATAGTCTTATTTGATACTGGAGCTACACATTCATTTGTCTCTACATCTTATGCTAAATACTTAGACATTGTATCCACTTTACTTATATCGTATTTTTCTGTTGGCACTCTTATGGGTGTAACTATACTTGTGAATTCTCAGTATCTTGATTGTGTAGTTAGAGTAGACGATAGAGAACTACTTGTAGATCTCTTACCTATTCAGATGAGGGACTTTGAAATCATACTGGGGATGGATTGGCTGAAGCGACACAAAGCTACAATTGATTGTCCAGGAAAAAGAATAATTTTTGGCGACTCTAATTCGCCCGAGTTCGTGTTTCAGGGTTCTAAGCCTAGTGGTTGTGGAAAATTCATTTCGGCCATCAAGGCTAAGAAGATGATTGCTCATGGATGTGAAGGATTTTTGGCTCATGTGATTGGCACGTCCAAGGTACAGCAAGAGTTAGAAGATATTCTTGTTCTTCGTGTGTTTTCAGATGTATTTCCCGAAGATTTGGAGGGTCTTCCGCCCGAAAGACAGATATAA